Proteins encoded in a region of the Botrytis cinerea B05.10 chromosome 11, complete sequence genome:
- the Bcsec11 gene encoding Bcsec11, which yields MLSSLQNPRQAAAQVLNFALILSTAFMMWKGLSVASDSPSPIVVVLSGSMEPAFQRGDLLFLWNRNLLEETKVGEIVVYNVKGKDIPIVHRLVRKFGAGPKAKLLTKGDNNVADDTELYARGQDYIEREDIIGSVVGYIPFVGYVTILLSEHPWLKTVMLGMMGLVVVLQRE from the exons ATGCTTTCCTCTCTCCAGAATCCCCGCCAGGCAGCGGCTCAAGTGCTGAATTTCGCCCTCATTCTTTCCACGGCGTTCATGATGTGGAAAGGTCTCTCAGTAGCGTCGGATTCTCCGTCGCCAATTGTTGTCGTTTTGTCTGGCTCCATGGAACCTGCATTCCAGCGTGGAGATCTCTTGTTTTTATGGAATAGGAATTTACTGGAAGAGACAAAGGTTGGGGAAATTGTGGTTTACAATGTCAAGGGAAAGGATATCCCTATTGTGCATCGATTGGTTAGAAAGTTTGGTGCAGG GCCCAAGGCAAAGTTATTGACAAAGGGAGACAACAATGTGGCAGATGATACAGAACTATATGCGCGTGGACAAGATTATATTGAGAGGGAAGATATCATCGGCAGTGTAGTGGGATATATACCATTTGTGGGATATGTTACTATCTTACTCAGTGAGCATCCTTGGCTTAAGACTGTTATGTTGGGAATGATGGGTTTGGTTGTGGTTCTGCAGAGAGAATAA